Proteins co-encoded in one Halorussus vallis genomic window:
- a CDS encoding DUF255 domain-containing protein translates to MNESAEGTKVEWREWGPAAFEEAAAEDEPLLLSLSATWCSWCHEMDREAYSNPMVAANLNDSFVPVRVDIDRQPRVRERYNVGGFPSTVFATPEGDLLTGATYLGVDGMRQVVERVRDLWTHKGRDAARIPRSLREEPPAGEVTPEIERLVAGQLDEKFDGDFGGWGDSQKFPLPRTAEFALKREREQALASLTAVGRHLFDEYDGGFFRFAEGRDWTEVHHEKLLSTNAALVRAFANAYLVTGDEEYRDPAERTVEYLTTTLWNGEAFAGSQAPGEEIEDDRSVSRYYGLDPSDREAADPPAVDSTAFADWNAMAADALLTLHAYTDDERARTYAERSLEYVLSELVEDGVPTHFREASDEGDEAVGEEGLLADAAHLLSALTTARQVLGDDRYVDAAREVADQAIENLQDETGAFVDGPREGPGLLSKPLRPLDDNAEMADALVDLALLTGEGRYREAAEGAVGAFAGAADRFGVQVAGYATAAARVCDDPLVIAVADDAGSDLHRAALRMADHEKVVIPEAAGEIPGGDGDYEDECAYVIRNGESSAPARTPDELGERVGESAE, encoded by the coding sequence ATGAACGAGAGCGCCGAAGGGACCAAAGTCGAGTGGCGCGAGTGGGGGCCGGCGGCCTTCGAGGAGGCCGCGGCCGAGGACGAACCCCTCCTGCTCTCGCTGTCCGCAACGTGGTGTTCGTGGTGTCACGAGATGGACCGCGAGGCCTACAGCAACCCGATGGTCGCGGCGAACCTCAACGACTCGTTCGTTCCCGTCCGGGTGGACATCGACCGCCAGCCCCGGGTGCGCGAGCGGTACAACGTCGGCGGGTTTCCCTCGACCGTGTTCGCGACGCCCGAGGGCGACCTGCTGACGGGCGCGACCTACCTCGGCGTCGACGGGATGCGCCAGGTGGTCGAGCGGGTGCGCGACCTCTGGACCCACAAGGGCCGGGACGCCGCCCGAATCCCCCGGAGCCTCCGGGAGGAACCGCCAGCGGGCGAGGTCACGCCCGAGATAGAGCGCCTCGTGGCGGGGCAACTGGACGAGAAGTTCGACGGCGATTTCGGCGGCTGGGGCGACAGCCAGAAGTTCCCACTGCCCCGGACCGCCGAGTTCGCGCTCAAGCGCGAGCGCGAGCAGGCGCTGGCGAGTCTCACCGCGGTCGGTCGCCACCTGTTCGACGAGTACGACGGCGGTTTCTTCCGGTTCGCCGAGGGTCGCGACTGGACCGAGGTCCACCACGAGAAACTCCTGTCGACCAACGCCGCGCTGGTCCGGGCGTTCGCGAACGCCTACCTGGTCACCGGCGACGAGGAGTACCGCGACCCCGCCGAGCGCACGGTCGAGTATCTGACGACCACGCTTTGGAACGGCGAGGCGTTCGCCGGGAGCCAGGCGCCGGGCGAGGAGATAGAGGACGACCGGTCGGTGAGCCGTTACTACGGCCTCGACCCGAGCGACCGCGAGGCGGCCGACCCGCCCGCGGTCGACTCGACCGCGTTCGCCGACTGGAACGCGATGGCCGCCGACGCGCTGTTGACGCTCCACGCCTACACCGACGACGAGCGCGCCCGGACCTACGCCGAGCGGTCGCTGGAGTACGTCCTCTCGGAACTGGTCGAGGACGGCGTTCCCACCCACTTCCGCGAGGCGAGCGACGAAGGTGACGAAGCGGTCGGCGAGGAGGGCCTGCTCGCCGACGCCGCCCACCTGCTCTCGGCGCTGACGACCGCCCGGCAGGTGCTGGGCGACGACCGCTACGTCGACGCCGCCCGCGAGGTGGCCGACCAGGCTATCGAGAATCTGCAGGACGAGACGGGGGCGTTCGTCGACGGCCCGCGCGAGGGGCCGGGACTGCTCTCGAAACCGCTCCGGCCACTCGACGACAACGCCGAGATGGCCGACGCGCTGGTCGACCTCGCGCTCCTGACCGGCGAGGGCCGCTACCGCGAGGCGGCCGAGGGCGCCGTCGGCGCGTTCGCTGGTGCGGCCGACCGCTTCGGCGTGCAGGTCGCGGGCTACGCGACGGCGGCCGCGCGGGTCTGCGACGACCCGCTGGTCATCGCGGTGGCCGACGACGCCGGGTCCGACCTCCACCGGGCTGCGCTCCGGATGGCCGACCACGAGAAGGTCGTGATTCCCGAGGCGGCGGGCGAGATTCCCGGCGGCGACGGCGACTACGAGGACGAGTGCGCGTACGTGATTCGGAACGGCGAGTCGTCCGCACCCGCCCGGACGCCCGACGAACTCGGCGAGCGCGTCGGCGAATCGGCGGAGTAG
- a CDS encoding TrmB family transcriptional regulator, whose product MASLRDLGLSEYEARAYRALLNTAPTTAKELSRASDVPMGRIYDVLSSLETHSLARSQSASRPKKYVAVEPETALNRLLDDKLAELSEQAEQYQGIVDDLTDELDAAEPVEEQFWTAAVGPEDSVDLLVERLDAADDRIVMVAGRTSAQFDLGNVGEVVAEHLEAALDREVEVSLLMTPELVETLPPSVGERYTETLADHPKFAVRTTENLRGTFNLIDGIEVCIEVDNPLNPGEAFAMIDLKDPEFAADVREEFAPRWDDAAPLSVLGS is encoded by the coding sequence ATGGCGAGTCTGCGTGACCTCGGCCTCTCCGAGTACGAAGCCCGGGCGTACCGGGCGCTGTTGAACACCGCCCCGACAACCGCCAAGGAGTTGTCGCGCGCGAGCGACGTCCCGATGGGTCGTATCTACGACGTGCTGTCGAGCCTGGAGACTCACAGCCTTGCGCGCTCTCAGAGCGCGAGTCGGCCCAAGAAGTACGTCGCCGTCGAACCGGAGACAGCGCTGAACCGCCTGCTCGACGACAAACTCGCCGAACTGAGCGAGCAGGCCGAACAGTATCAGGGCATCGTCGACGACCTCACCGACGAACTCGACGCGGCCGAACCGGTCGAAGAGCAGTTCTGGACCGCGGCGGTCGGCCCCGAGGACTCCGTCGACCTGCTGGTCGAGCGCCTCGACGCCGCCGACGACCGCATCGTCATGGTCGCAGGCCGGACCTCCGCGCAGTTCGACCTCGGCAACGTCGGCGAAGTGGTGGCCGAACATCTCGAAGCGGCGCTGGACCGCGAGGTCGAGGTGTCGCTGCTGATGACGCCGGAACTCGTCGAGACGCTCCCGCCGAGCGTGGGCGAGCGCTACACCGAGACGCTGGCCGACCATCCGAAGTTCGCGGTCCGCACCACCGAGAACCTCCGCGGGACGTTCAACCTCATCGACGGCATCGAGGTCTGCATCGAGGTCGACAACCCGCTGAACCCCGGCGAGGCGTTCGCCATGATAGACCTCAAGGATCCCGAGTTCGCGGCCGACGTGCGCGAGGAGTTCGCGCCCCGGTGGGACGACGCTGCGCCGCTGTCGGTGCTCGGGTCGTAG
- a CDS encoding J domain-containing protein translates to MNQTRLLFGLAAVLAGIATLEFVLAFVYSPALFAIAVPFAAAAYLVWYQASGRLRDRVEEGRAGTYRRAEPDRGGFGAGPRDSFSGRRGGFDAGGARGARGGQTRAGPGGQRVRPPGESSGPSVSEAYRRLGLDPGADQAAVKRAYREKVKSVHPDREGGDQEQFKRVKEAYERLQERA, encoded by the coding sequence GTGAATCAGACGCGGCTCCTGTTCGGCCTGGCGGCGGTGCTCGCCGGCATCGCCACCCTGGAGTTCGTCCTTGCGTTCGTCTACAGCCCCGCGCTGTTCGCCATCGCGGTGCCGTTCGCCGCCGCGGCGTACCTCGTGTGGTACCAGGCCAGCGGCCGCCTCCGCGACCGCGTCGAGGAGGGCCGCGCCGGGACCTACCGCCGTGCCGAACCCGACCGCGGCGGTTTCGGCGCCGGCCCCCGCGACTCGTTCTCCGGACGGCGGGGCGGCTTCGACGCGGGCGGCGCTCGAGGTGCGCGCGGCGGCCAGACGCGGGCCGGCCCCGGCGGCCAGCGGGTCCGCCCGCCGGGCGAGTCGTCCGGTCCGAGCGTGAGCGAGGCCTACCGCAGACTGGGGCTGGACCCCGGCGCCGACCAGGCGGCGGTCAAGCGCGCCTACCGCGAGAAGGTCAAGTCGGTCCACCCTGACCGGGAGGGCGGCGACCAGGAGCAGTTCAAGCGTGTGAAGGAAGCGTACGAGAGATTACAGGAGCGCGCGTAG